The genomic segment GCGCTATTAAACTTGAATTCTAAGcattaaaacttaaaaatccAAATCCAAGAATTAATTTCTTGCAAACTCTGGTTTACGCGcatttacttaaataattcgAGACAAACTTATAATATAATTCTAAAGTTCGAATTTTAATCGCACAATTTAGAAAATCCGAACTCAATAGTTTATACCTTGTATTTTGGATTTCAAGTGCGAAATCTTGTAAAATTCGAATGTATAATTAAATTAGAAATAAAAGAGAATGAAGAATGATGTAATTCAATTACATCATTTGTGAAATGTTTCTCCCACAAATTTGGGTAAATACAACTTTATCGATTCTAAGAGGCATAACTCATTAATTCAAATTCAAGATTTTATATCTTGTTAATTTTGGATTTTAAACGTTTTTGATTAAAGATTCAAAACTTATACATTAATCTCAATTTTGACAACATTATATTTTCTAAGTCTATCACGTCACTTGTTGTTAGATTGATATTGAAATTTTCAAGTTTTCCAAATTTTAAGCGTTATAACTTAGAAATCTAAAATCAATATTGTAAATatcttttaaatttatatttaaacatGTTTGCTTACAAATTAAAACTTGaaatctcaaatttcattcataatttgaattttaagcGTAAAagcttataaaaatttattcaagATTTAATATATCACAAAATCGAAGTTTTAAGCGTGCACAACTTACGAAATTCAACTATAATCAAACAACATAGAATACAAACATTGTCACAACTTACACAACACATTGTATATAATTGATACATCATTATTTTGTCCGTCAGAAGCCACTAAAGCTTCATCTTTCATTTCACAAGCTATAAATCTCATATCTTGTACTGTCATCAATAAACATGATGAAATATAATGTTTTCCTATTTAAATAGCCATATAACTTTCCAATAAATggattaagaccatttatgtTTCAATGCATATCTTATTTGATGCTGTAAAATTATAGACATATGATTGATTATCTTTCTCAATCCGCAATctaaatttaagattttgaaTCTCATTCTGGTTTTATGTTTCTTTAGTTTGAAGAATCTTCTTAAAATCAATACacaaaatattgaatttttgaGCCAATAAACCAATTGAATGGAATTACTCATATTCATCTGTTTGGCACAGTACACCGGTccataattttcaatatttgtaTATTGCAGAGAAAAATTAACATATTTCTAGTTTTTCAATCGAAAAATTCGAAAAAACATCACATTTAAGGATTATAACAAAAAGAATCGatgaaaaattcgaaaatatgatatttgaaattaagaTATCACAAGTCAAGTATTTTCGTGAGACTGTTTATATTGATGTCGTTCATATTTATGACCAACATATCTTCAAATTGCAAACCAAAAAGGAGTAACAATAACAAACTTCACCTTAATATTGTTGGTGGGGATTTCTCTATAATACATTCACGAGATCTCCAAACTAAAGATAACGAGACTCAAGAAAATATGTTAGCAAATTTGAAGTTGAGTAAATAGAGAACTTTTTATCCTCAAGACGAATTTGCTCCGCACATGGTGCTAATAAGATACGACAATCGTCTCCCAAAATACGACTTTCAACTTGTGATAGTAGCACTACAAATCACAAGTTCTATAACCAGAAAATCAAGTAAACTCCGTTTTTGAGAAGGAAAAAGAAGATGTTCAATATGAACGCAAATGCTATTATTTTGTTTGATCATctcaaagttgatgttattttaTCTCTAAAGTACATTAAATCATtctgatggattgatatttAAGTCAAAAATACCGAAGATGTTACCAAAGACATCTTTTGGTGGTAAAGATCAATGAAAACTCGCAACTTTTATCAAATAGCAACGCCAAACATCTTAGCACCACTTTACGCGCCGCATTTGGTGCCCTGAAGGCCCCTTGGCTCATGGAACAATTCATTTCAAGTTTTTTATTCGTCGTAACTTAATTTTCATTccttaaactttaaatttatTCAACATGAATGACATTAGGTTTTAATCCTCCATCCTcatcatacaaaaaaaaatatatatatattatatgaatCTTGATGTATGTGAATCCTACCAATCATAATTTAACGGTTTCTAAGAtacacataattttttttattatgaatttattTGTCACATATTACATGAGAAATTGTTGTATTTGCAAATATATAAAGCGATGGTTACCGGTTTTATGTGATGAAAATATCCACATATAAAGTGTGTAGCGATGCCTCTAatcaatataaataatttttggcAATTGGATATTTTGACAACCCTCGATTTTGACTTGAAATTGTTGCCAATTTCATATGTAACGCGTTTTATCCACGATTGATTAATATTCGACATTCCTGCATTCAGACTGTTTCGGAAGCTGTCGTTGATCCCAAACTTTGGACCACTCTCATTctgtttattatttttaaaatctactgttttatttttgttttataaaaaTGATTAACCAATTATAAACATTTATTTCTAACTATTATTATTAGAGTTAGAGATCACAACAGTGATTGGTGTGTATAGATATCattaatttgaaatcaattctatttaatttttggcaaaaaattgtgtgaaacgtctcacgggtcgtattttgtgagaccgatctcttatttgggtcatccatgaaaaaatattactttttattatgaatatcagtaaggttgattcgtctcacagataatcgtgagatcgtctcacaagataaaTACTCTTAATTTTTTGAGACATTTCTCATAATATCAAGGAGTGTGGGTGATTAATCtcgaaaaattatatttaaatgttaatAACGATAATTTGTACTATATCTATAcatgtttatgatatttttcgtgttatttttaagaatatgttatttgtgagacggtttcacgaatttttatctgtgagacgggtcagcCGTacccgatattcacaataaaaagtaatgctcgtagcataaaaagtaatatttatttatggatgatccaaataagagatcattctcacacaagtttttgcctatttttaatttaaatgtattctatattaaaattttatattaggAATGATATAATCgtttaaaattttagataaatattaaaaaaaaattaatagttttaaattttttgaaaatggatATATTGTACAGCAGAAAAAActtaaattcactaaaataaaattttatcatattttttattaaaggaaaatagagtatttgatattttaaaatattcacaATACTTTAATGTCTCAAATTTAATATTgtaatatatatgtgtgtgttaataaaatgttaactaatattgttttttttttgttcatttTTGTTATGTTATTATTTCTAAAgtgtaattttaaaataaaaaaattatggtaAATACAAAGAGGTTACAACAACGACAGGAACATGAACAATTATTAAAAGAATttgtataatttattattattttatattaggAAACATGCAAacgctattttttttttaatttatcgaAACtgctaaaaaattaaatgaaaattttgaaaccTAAATCCAAAGTAATTTTTACATTTTATGTAAATTATGTATCTGAAAAATTGCTAGCTTTTGATAATCGAAAATgtagcataaaaatattttaaattaatataaccAAGTTGAATGTATAGGCACGCGCAGCGTAATGCGTGTGGGAGAAACGAAAACGTTACCCCGTCCAACTATCGAAGTTTCAACCTTCAGCAGTCAACCTCTGTCCCCTTcctcaaataataataaaaaaatacaaaacaaaTGGGGGAAAAGCATCCACCTCGCCCCGATTCCAGTCCTCTGTTTTTATTCTCTCAATCAAAACCACAAAGTCAACGCCTCTCACCAGCTTATTGTGTCCTACTCATTATTGCACATTTTATTGCTCCATTTCAACTCAAGTTAACTCCATTCTCTCTGTTTTCTgtatttgagttttttttttttgtttaatttttttttgctttgGAACAAGTGAGTAAATGGGCAACGGAGTGGGGAAGATGACGGTTTGTTTCACCGGAATGGAGCACACCGACGACTATGCACGGCGTAGGAGGAAGGATATGGCGGCGGGTATGATGATATCGGACCCTTTGGATGATCTGGGTCATTCCTTCTGCTACGTCCGGCCAGAGTTGGCGCGGCTTTCATCCTCTAAAGTTCATTCCGAATTCGACGAACCCGCAACGACGACGTTTAAGTCGATTTCTGGCGCTGCGGTGAGTGCCAATACTTCAACCCCGCTCTCAACGGCTTCACTCGACCTTTACTCTTACAACAGTATAGACCGGGCCTCCGCGTTCGAGGGCTCAACCTCCTTTGCTTCCATCCCTCTTCAGCTCGTACCGAGAAATTCGTCGATTTATTCTGGACCGTTGTATAACTCCGGCTTGATTCCGAATTCAGGCCCGATGGAGAGGGGATTCATGTCAGGCCCGATTGAGAGAGGCTTCATGTCGGGCCCACTTGATCGTGGGATGTTCTCAGGCCCTCTTGACAACGGCGGCTCTGATCAGTTCAAGAGAAGCTATTCCCATGGCGGATTTGCGTTCCGGCACAGATCGAGAAAAGGGTCGTTCATTCGGGCCGTTAAACGGGCCATCTCGAAAGGCATGAGTAGAGGTCAGAAATCCATTGTTGCACCAATCAAAGGCGTTGTTTCGATGAAAGAGCACGATTGGATGGTGGGTTCGGAAAAGCAAAATGAATTAACATTCAGTAGTGTTAATTTCAGCAGCGAATGTAGTTTGGATGACTGTGATTCACTAGAAAACCAGAATCTTCAGTGGGCTCAGGGAAAAGCCGGCGAGGATCGAGTTCATGTCGTAGTTTCCGAGGAACATGGATGGGTTTTCGTGGGGATTTACGATGGATTTAATGGCCCCGATGCACCGGATTATCTGTTGTCCAATTTGTATTCAGCTGTACATAAAGAGCTGAAAGGTCTGCTTTGGGATGAGAATAACAAATCTGATAATTCATCCATTTCAAATCCATGTTCTGCAACAGATAATTCCAGTTTGATAAAAACGGATTCTAATCCAAATCCTATTTTGACTGATGATTCTTTGCGGGATAGGGCGATTAATAGCTGCTCAAAATGTATAGAACAAGAGAATTACCCTCATATAAACGGGGATAATTGGTACAAGAAAAGGAGGGGTAGACATTCAAAGATTAAGTACCGTAGTGTGGCGAAAAAGTGGGAGGAGAATCAGAAGAGATGGAGGTGTGAATGGGATCGGGAAAGATTGGAACTTGATAGAAGATTAAAGGAGCAATTGAACAAAAACAGGTTGAATGGCGCAGGTGCGACTAATCATACTGAAGTGTTAAAAGCTCTTTCGCAGGCATTGCAGAAAACAGAAGATGCTTATCTTGATCTTGCTGATAAAATAGTTATGGATAATCCTGAGTTGGCCTT from the Primulina tabacum isolate GXHZ01 chromosome 8, ASM2559414v2, whole genome shotgun sequence genome contains:
- the LOC142553456 gene encoding putative protein phosphatase 2C 4; the protein is MGNGVGKMTVCFTGMEHTDDYARRRRKDMAAGMMISDPLDDLGHSFCYVRPELARLSSSKVHSEFDEPATTTFKSISGAAVSANTSTPLSTASLDLYSYNSIDRASAFEGSTSFASIPLQLVPRNSSIYSGPLYNSGLIPNSGPMERGFMSGPIERGFMSGPLDRGMFSGPLDNGGSDQFKRSYSHGGFAFRHRSRKGSFIRAVKRAISKGMSRGQKSIVAPIKGVVSMKEHDWMVGSEKQNELTFSSVNFSSECSLDDCDSLENQNLQWAQGKAGEDRVHVVVSEEHGWVFVGIYDGFNGPDAPDYLLSNLYSAVHKELKGLLWDENNKSDNSSISNPCSATDNSSLIKTDSNPNPILTDDSLRDRAINSCSKCIEQENYPHINGDNWYKKRRGRHSKIKYRSVAKKWEENQKRWRCEWDRERLELDRRLKEQLNKNRLNGAGATNHTEVLKALSQALQKTEDAYLDLADKIVMDNPELALMGSCVLVMLMKGDDLYLLNVGDSRAVLALKKEPDLWRQDLERINEETLYDLESFDGDRSNLQPSLASFQLTMDHSTSIEEEVMRIKNEHPDDASAVINDRVKGSLKVTRAFGAGFLKQPKWNDALLEMFRIDYVGKSPYINCIPSLHHHRLGSRDRFLILSSDGLYQYFTNEEAVSEVELFISWSPEGDPAQHLVEELLFRAAKRAGMDFHELLEIPQGDRRRYHDDVSIIVISLEGRIWRSCA